From the genome of Candidatus Hydrogenedentota bacterium, one region includes:
- a CDS encoding PD-(D/E)XK nuclease family protein: protein MAQARLFLGTHGSEREAGVNQLVAGHWGRCVLLTPNRASATRRMESLLLEGGLPPCFGAPVAEFNDFVAGLLSTAGVSVRLVSGLERTLLMEDCLARLQAEGRLAGLAAAPDAPGLVRHLLEVITQLKQGAVEPEQFRERVLGQKQPGLWDLMVADVYTAYQEALIGGGLHDVPGLYWLAHEQCAAGRPKALETLELMAFDGFDDFTPSQLRLMEALARHVPHVVFGLNCDTDPDRADLFALPLAARDILARRFDPEVAGFPTPAARTFTEHAANRVFWRNKPEPVEGLVKNLRLAQCLDLRHEMDCVLREIKRLALDEGVPLSRMAVVYPDLEAVAEPLRAAFEECGVPLSLRHQFPLRGSAVGAFALQLLEAAELWERDTVAGVLSSPWFNPENAPQAHMETVHLLARAGNIIAGRGEWRWSLSWLADHAGKPVEGEEDYKRVPHPDTGAAALSVLERFDALCALVDRLPATAPRGQFVRAFADILRDLHPERGLAAFGDPAHAAAEKMALGALTAMLETLAMTGAAEGPMDRRQFAALVSRSVRQTAYACPPSGPGVSCGKPSLLRGRTFDHVFYCGMNEGVVPRPPSANAVYGEADMARLGRDAGVRLEGMREQALRERLLFHHALCSAGKTLWISWRMQGADGREALPGPFVADLCELFDGGALSFQSPSPEEAVPALAVVTCPRDLANAVIRGGAEPLHAPFQPLLGNVLDGIAVERRRHDASPFGEHDGVLADPETVAAVAARYGPAHTFSVSQIEKYIECPFTFFMERLLGVEETEQPTEELDPLSRGVILHAALQKFHMRHPAKSMAELAAGGMEAVCDGLRECLAEAFVEHRWRLGAVPPGLRRVEEARLARQLGRYAARAAEWQGDAFKPAHFEAAFGRTRGESDRELRSSEPWLFAHDGETAQFSGKIDRIDLDGTNVRLVDYKTGGLPKATDIYRGFCLQLTVYQWAVEGLLLPGRSCTEAWYCSLTTSKDQDALGSNAKPQFKARWAARESAARERITEALRGIRRGQFPPTPLNLKNPCCPDAARYQQTRVLRKAPELAGRVQDSGGEDNE, encoded by the coding sequence ATGGCGCAGGCCCGGTTATTTCTCGGAACACACGGCTCGGAACGGGAGGCGGGGGTCAACCAACTGGTGGCGGGGCACTGGGGCCGCTGCGTCCTCCTGACCCCCAACCGGGCCTCGGCCACCCGCCGGATGGAAAGCCTGCTGCTGGAGGGGGGCCTTCCCCCCTGCTTCGGCGCGCCTGTCGCCGAATTCAACGATTTTGTGGCCGGGCTTCTTTCCACTGCGGGGGTGTCCGTCCGGCTGGTGTCGGGGCTGGAGCGGACACTGCTGATGGAGGACTGTCTGGCAAGGCTTCAGGCGGAGGGGCGGCTGGCCGGGCTTGCCGCCGCCCCCGACGCGCCCGGCCTGGTCCGGCACCTGCTGGAGGTCATCACCCAGTTAAAGCAGGGCGCGGTGGAGCCGGAGCAGTTTCGTGAGCGGGTTCTGGGGCAAAAGCAGCCGGGGCTTTGGGACCTCATGGTGGCGGATGTCTACACGGCCTATCAGGAGGCCCTGATTGGCGGCGGTCTGCATGATGTGCCGGGCCTTTACTGGCTTGCCCATGAGCAGTGCGCCGCAGGCCGCCCGAAGGCGCTGGAAACGCTGGAACTCATGGCCTTTGACGGGTTTGACGATTTCACCCCATCCCAGTTGAGGCTGATGGAGGCGCTGGCGCGGCATGTGCCGCACGTGGTGTTTGGGCTGAACTGCGACACGGACCCGGACCGCGCTGACCTTTTCGCGCTTCCCCTCGCCGCCAGGGACATTCTGGCGAGACGGTTTGATCCCGAGGTGGCCGGGTTTCCCACACCCGCTGCGCGGACGTTCACAGAACACGCCGCCAACCGTGTGTTTTGGCGCAACAAGCCGGAGCCGGTGGAGGGACTGGTTAAAAATCTGCGGCTTGCCCAGTGTCTGGACCTCCGGCATGAGATGGACTGTGTTCTGCGGGAAATTAAGCGTCTGGCGTTGGACGAGGGGGTTCCCCTGTCGCGCATGGCCGTGGTCTACCCTGATCTGGAGGCCGTGGCCGAACCCCTGCGGGCCGCCTTTGAAGAGTGCGGGGTGCCGCTGTCCTTGCGTCACCAGTTCCCCCTGCGAGGCAGCGCGGTGGGCGCATTTGCGCTGCAACTGCTGGAGGCCGCGGAACTCTGGGAGCGGGACACGGTGGCCGGCGTGCTTTCCTCGCCCTGGTTCAATCCGGAGAACGCGCCGCAGGCGCACATGGAGACGGTTCACCTGCTCGCCCGCGCGGGAAACATCATCGCCGGGCGTGGGGAATGGCGGTGGAGCCTGTCATGGCTCGCCGACCATGCCGGGAAGCCGGTGGAGGGGGAGGAAGATTACAAAAGGGTTCCCCACCCCGACACGGGCGCGGCGGCCCTGAGCGTGCTGGAACGCTTTGACGCCCTTTGCGCCCTGGTTGACCGGTTGCCCGCAACCGCCCCGCGCGGGCAGTTTGTGCGGGCATTTGCGGACATTCTCAGGGACCTTCACCCGGAGCGGGGACTGGCGGCCTTCGGGGACCCGGCCCATGCGGCTGCGGAAAAAATGGCGCTGGGAGCGCTTACGGCGATGCTGGAAACCCTTGCCATGACGGGTGCGGCGGAAGGTCCCATGGACCGGCGCCAGTTTGCCGCACTGGTGTCCAGAAGCGTCCGCCAGACAGCCTATGCGTGTCCCCCTTCCGGTCCCGGCGTTTCCTGCGGCAAGCCCTCCCTGCTTCGGGGACGCACCTTCGACCATGTGTTTTATTGCGGCATGAACGAGGGGGTGGTGCCCCGCCCGCCCTCGGCCAACGCAGTGTACGGAGAGGCGGACATGGCGCGTCTGGGCCGGGACGCCGGGGTGAGGCTGGAGGGCATGCGCGAGCAGGCCCTGCGCGAGCGGCTTCTGTTTCACCATGCCCTTTGCTCGGCGGGGAAGACGCTTTGGATTTCCTGGCGGATGCAGGGCGCGGACGGGCGGGAGGCCCTTCCCGGCCCCTTTGTGGCCGATCTGTGTGAACTGTTTGACGGCGGGGCATTGTCCTTCCAGTCTCCGTCCCCGGAAGAGGCCGTTCCAGCCCTTGCTGTGGTCACCTGCCCGAGAGACCTGGCCAACGCGGTCATACGGGGGGGCGCCGAACCGCTTCATGCCCCGTTCCAGCCGCTTCTGGGCAACGTGCTGGACGGCATTGCCGTGGAGCGGCGGCGGCATGATGCCAGCCCCTTCGGGGAGCATGACGGCGTGCTGGCCGACCCGGAGACGGTGGCCGCAGTGGCGGCGCGCTACGGCCCCGCGCACACGTTCAGTGTGAGCCAGATTGAGAAGTACATCGAGTGCCCCTTCACCTTTTTCATGGAACGCTTGCTGGGGGTCGAGGAGACGGAGCAGCCCACGGAGGAACTGGACCCGCTTTCGCGCGGGGTGATTCTGCACGCCGCTTTGCAGAAATTCCACATGAGGCATCCCGCCAAAAGCATGGCGGAGCTTGCCGCCGGGGGGATGGAGGCGGTCTGTGACGGGCTTCGCGAATGCCTTGCGGAGGCCTTCGTGGAGCACCGGTGGCGGCTGGGCGCGGTTCCGCCCGGACTGCGCCGCGTCGAGGAGGCGCGTCTGGCGCGCCAACTGGGCCGCTATGCGGCGCGCGCGGCGGAATGGCAGGGAGACGCCTTCAAGCCAGCCCACTTCGAGGCGGCCTTTGGCCGGACACGGGGTGAGTCAGACCGGGAACTGCGTTCCTCCGAACCGTGGCTTTTCGCCCATGACGGGGAGACGGCGCAGTTTTCCGGAAAGATTGACCGGATTGACCTGGACGGAACAAATGTGCGGCTGGTGGACTACAAGACAGGCGGGCTGCCCAAGGCCACCGATATTTACCGGGGATTCTGCCTTCAGCTCACGGTGTACCAGTGGGCGGTCGAGGGACTGCTCCTGCCGGGCCGCTCATGCACCGAGGCCTGGTATTGTTCGCTGACCACATCCAAGGACCAGGATGCGCTAGGCTCAAATGCAAAGCCCCAGTTCAAGGCCAGGTGGGCGGCGCGGGAGTCCGCCGCGCGGGAGCGCATCACCGAAGCGCTCAGGGGAATCCGCAGGGGACAGTTCCCCCCCACGCCGCTTAACTTGAAGAATCCGTGCTGTCCCGACGCCGCCCGGTATCAGCAGACCCGTGTGCTGCGCAAAGCCCCTGAATTGGCGGGGCGCGTTCAGGACAGTGGCGGGGAGGACAACGAATGA
- a CDS encoding DEAD/DEAH box helicase, which produces MATLSDKPAIIQSDRSILLETDGPAFEDARDCLATFAELVKSPEHIHTYRLTALSLWNAAAAGMTAQEIVDGLERFTKYEIPQNVLTEIRDTVARYGRLKLYRHLDGRLVLESEDSLLVVELLNNRLLQPYIQGSPDGKRIFVKPEERGNIKCALLKIGFPAEDLAGYADGAPLEVDLRGKALSGRDFGLRKYQRESVDAFYAGGSNRGGSGVVVLPCGAGKTIVAMGAIAAVKTHTLILTTNTVALRQWKAELLDKTSLTDEDVGEYSGDSKTIRPVTIATYQVLTYRKTKDSEFIHFSLFDEGQWGLIIYDEVHLLPAPVFRATASLQARRRLGLTATLVREDGREEDVFSLIGPKKYDVPWKVLERQGWIAQALCTEVRIRLAEESRYQYAVAAKRAKFRIASTNPSKLRLCERLVERHRNDNVLVIGQFLDQLKVLSKHFKAPIITGSTPVRERETLYQQFRTGEVKLLIVSKVANFAIDLPDANVAIQVSGTFGSRQEEAQRLGRILRPKSDAGTVAQFYSLVSRDTCDQDFSVKRQLFLTEQGYRYEIVDEDAV; this is translated from the coding sequence ATGGCAACCCTTTCCGACAAACCCGCAATCATCCAGTCCGACCGCAGCATCCTCCTGGAAACGGACGGACCCGCCTTCGAGGACGCGCGGGACTGCCTGGCCACCTTCGCCGAGCTGGTGAAGTCTCCGGAGCACATCCATACCTACCGCCTGACCGCGTTGTCCCTTTGGAACGCGGCGGCCGCGGGCATGACCGCCCAGGAGATTGTGGACGGGCTGGAACGGTTCACGAAGTATGAGATTCCCCAGAACGTCCTGACGGAAATCCGCGACACGGTGGCGCGGTACGGGCGGCTGAAACTGTACCGCCACCTGGACGGGCGTCTGGTGCTGGAGTCCGAGGACAGCCTGCTGGTGGTGGAACTGCTGAACAACCGCCTGCTTCAGCCGTACATCCAGGGATCTCCGGACGGAAAGCGCATTTTTGTTAAGCCCGAGGAGCGGGGCAACATCAAATGCGCGCTGCTGAAGATCGGCTTTCCGGCGGAGGACTTGGCGGGCTACGCCGACGGCGCGCCGCTGGAGGTGGACCTGCGCGGCAAGGCGCTGTCCGGGAGGGACTTTGGACTGCGCAAATACCAGCGGGAGTCGGTGGACGCCTTTTATGCGGGCGGCTCGAACCGGGGCGGCAGCGGCGTGGTCGTGCTGCCCTGCGGCGCCGGCAAGACCATCGTGGCCATGGGCGCCATCGCGGCGGTGAAGACGCACACCCTCATCCTGACCACCAACACGGTGGCGCTGCGCCAGTGGAAGGCGGAGCTGCTGGACAAGACCAGCCTGACGGATGAGGATGTCGGCGAGTACAGCGGGGACAGCAAAACCATCCGGCCCGTGACCATCGCCACCTACCAGGTGCTCACCTACCGGAAAACCAAGGACAGCGAGTTCATCCATTTTTCCCTGTTTGACGAGGGCCAGTGGGGGCTCATCATTTATGACGAGGTGCATCTGTTGCCCGCGCCGGTGTTCCGCGCCACCGCCTCGCTCCAGGCCCGGCGGCGCCTGGGCCTTACGGCGACCCTGGTGCGCGAGGACGGGCGCGAGGAGGACGTGTTCAGCCTCATTGGCCCGAAGAAGTACGACGTGCCGTGGAAGGTGCTGGAACGGCAGGGATGGATTGCCCAGGCCCTCTGCACGGAGGTGCGCATCAGGCTGGCGGAGGAGTCGCGCTACCAGTATGCCGTGGCGGCCAAGCGCGCCAAATTCCGCATCGCCTCGACCAACCCCTCCAAACTGCGGCTCTGTGAGCGGCTGGTGGAGCGGCACCGGAATGACAATGTGCTGGTCATCGGCCAGTTCTTGGACCAGTTGAAGGTGCTCTCAAAGCATTTCAAGGCGCCCATCATCACCGGCAGCACCCCGGTGCGCGAACGGGAAACCCTGTACCAGCAGTTCCGCACGGGCGAGGTCAAGCTGCTCATCGTGTCCAAAGTGGCCAATTTCGCCATTGACCTGCCCGACGCCAACGTGGCCATCCAGGTCTCCGGCACGTTCGGTTCGCGCCAGGAGGAGGCCCAGCGCCTGGGCCGCATTCTGCGGCCCAAGAGCGACGCGGGCACGGTGGCGCAATTCTATTCACTGGTCTCCCGCGACACTTGCGACCAGGATTTCAGCGTGAAACGCCAGCTTTTCCTCACCGAGCAGGGTTACCGCTACGAGATTGTGGACGAGGACGCGGTCTGA
- a CDS encoding HEAT repeat domain-containing protein, which produces MRPLSSVLWFVVAFLSAATPTFSDTIHLRSGIPIDGVVEVKIGDVYTVRTGNRKIMLQEEEIVTIEKNDRDGSLDLEAIKEEARRHDEELVNLTGLNAAQRMEVDMALEMLYSDNEEMSNDGRRRLLAMREKVDIYPYMAHIFPDMHPANMAKALLLMFELDPEKVRPLLSERATHPEENLRAACVRLLGKVPSPTPSELELMVRGLADHQEAVRAAAGNGLVSAPCREATPMLIRVMQAGNPVVDFPAKAALGAAWSIPGQTVSHDNWKDWLAFWQEHAAQVPLAYDPERIVPLVEPGVTFQNE; this is translated from the coding sequence ATGAGACCCTTGAGTAGCGTTCTTTGGTTTGTTGTCGCGTTTTTGTCGGCGGCGACGCCCACTTTCTCCGACACGATACACCTGAGGAGCGGCATTCCCATAGACGGCGTGGTGGAGGTGAAGATCGGTGACGTCTACACCGTCCGAACAGGCAACCGCAAGATTATGCTGCAGGAGGAGGAGATAGTGACGATTGAAAAAAATGACCGCGACGGAAGCCTGGACTTGGAGGCCATAAAAGAGGAGGCTCGCAGACACGACGAGGAACTGGTCAATCTCACGGGGTTGAACGCCGCCCAGAGGATGGAGGTGGACATGGCCCTGGAGATGCTCTATTCGGACAATGAAGAGATGAGCAATGACGGGCGGCGCAGGCTGCTGGCGATGCGGGAGAAGGTGGACATCTATCCCTACATGGCGCACATATTTCCGGACATGCATCCCGCCAATATGGCCAAGGCGCTCCTTCTCATGTTTGAGCTTGACCCGGAAAAGGTCCGCCCCCTGCTTTCCGAAAGGGCCACCCACCCCGAGGAGAATCTGCGCGCGGCTTGTGTGCGGCTGCTTGGAAAGGTTCCCAGCCCAACCCCCTCCGAATTGGAATTGATGGTGCGCGGATTGGCGGACCATCAGGAGGCTGTCCGTGCGGCCGCAGGCAATGGCCTAGTTTCGGCGCCATGCCGCGAGGCGACCCCCATGCTGATTCGGGTGATGCAGGCCGGGAATCCCGTGGTGGACTTTCCCGCAAAAGCGGCGCTTGGCGCCGCATGGTCCATTCCCGGTCAAACGGTGTCCCATGATAACTGGAAGGACTGGCTTGCCTTCTGGCAGGAACATGCGGCGCAGGTTCCCCTGGCGTATGACCCGGAAAGGATTGTCCCGCTGGTGGAGCCGGGTGTGACTTTTCAAAACGAATGA
- a CDS encoding prepilin-type N-terminal cleavage/methylation domain-containing protein, which yields MSRSGFTLIEMMISLAVGMVVVMLSYIAFSSGYEAVRLTNSLAALQSDSRNAMRALGREVQLAVKRPEAGLILPAGAIGLEVSADNPGEITFVVPTDDTGTTFSSVVTIRFESEDAPVTTLENGEFGNARLDPGEDTNGDGMLTRQLVLLRDGQRSVLGSANSLADVTFGLSEDGSRLLVNMTATAHMAAGGGGRLLRYDSNSALYIMN from the coding sequence TTGAGCCGGTCGGGATTTACCCTGATAGAAATGATGATATCGCTGGCTGTGGGGATGGTTGTGGTCATGCTCAGTTATATCGCCTTTTCGTCCGGCTACGAGGCGGTGCGCCTCACCAACAGCCTCGCGGCGCTTCAGTCGGACAGCAGGAATGCCATGCGTGCCCTGGGCAGGGAGGTGCAACTGGCCGTCAAGCGGCCAGAGGCGGGGCTGATCCTCCCGGCGGGGGCCATAGGGCTCGAAGTCTCGGCTGACAACCCCGGGGAGATAACCTTTGTGGTGCCCACCGACGACACGGGCACGACATTTTCCAGCGTGGTCACCATCCGGTTTGAGTCCGAGGACGCCCCCGTCACAACGTTGGAAAACGGCGAATTTGGGAACGCGCGCCTTGACCCCGGTGAAGACACCAACGGGGACGGGATGCTGACGCGGCAGCTTGTGCTTCTAAGGGATGGCCAGCGAAGTGTCCTTGGAAGCGCCAATTCATTGGCCGATGTGACTTTTGGACTTTCGGAGGACGGAAGCCGCCTGCTGGTCAACATGACCGCCACGGCCCACATGGCCGCAGGCGGCGGCGGGCGGCTGCTCCGGTATGACTCGAACAGCGCGCTGTATATTATGAATTGA
- a CDS encoding metallophosphoesterase family protein, whose protein sequence is MKSMVSKGNSRNVRFVRCVLVPVIALAVLSSCAWAQGARTAEWVYNRPYLTWQGDPCTTMTINWHSEEAPKKVEVRYDTEKREGKAKKYAHKVEGKSWQIPGLPDGRFINSVELTGLAPGTAHYFVLTGPKGKFSEEFAFKTIPNDGSPIHFVTGGDQSPSPAARKLCELSGKEAPMFTLIGGDLAYANGDLKNARIWDGWLKNWMDGMVTPDGLLVPMVLAIGNHETNKEIGEQEEIAPFYFGYFPQGGSVFFSRVFGPNLQIIALDSGHIVSHSKQTPWLREQFEKNAGVKHHIPVYHVPFWPSHRDFEGGGSVAGREQWMPLFDEFKVPVAFENHDHTFKRTVAIRNGEKNPEGTVYLGDGCMGVGAREIKNGDAWYIEKASSTQHFWVVDVDANGVSCRAIDIEGREFDQWKTGN, encoded by the coding sequence TTGAAGAGCATGGTTTCCAAGGGAAATTCCCGCAACGTCCGGTTTGTCCGGTGCGTTCTTGTGCCGGTGATTGCGCTGGCGGTGTTGTCTTCGTGCGCCTGGGCGCAGGGGGCCCGGACCGCCGAATGGGTGTACAACCGCCCATACCTGACCTGGCAGGGCGATCCCTGCACCACCATGACCATCAACTGGCACTCCGAAGAGGCACCCAAGAAAGTGGAGGTGCGCTATGACACAGAGAAGCGTGAGGGCAAGGCCAAAAAGTATGCCCACAAGGTGGAGGGCAAGTCTTGGCAGATTCCCGGCCTTCCGGACGGGCGGTTCATCAACAGTGTCGAACTGACGGGCCTCGCCCCCGGCACGGCGCATTATTTTGTTCTGACAGGGCCCAAGGGCAAGTTCTCGGAGGAGTTCGCCTTCAAGACCATCCCGAACGACGGCAGCCCGATTCATTTCGTGACGGGCGGCGACCAGAGCCCCAGCCCGGCGGCCAGGAAGCTGTGCGAACTCTCCGGCAAGGAGGCCCCGATGTTCACGCTCATCGGCGGCGACTTGGCTTACGCCAACGGTGACCTGAAAAACGCGCGTATTTGGGACGGCTGGCTGAAGAACTGGATGGACGGCATGGTCACCCCGGACGGGCTGCTGGTGCCGATGGTGCTGGCCATTGGCAACCACGAGACGAACAAGGAGATTGGCGAGCAGGAGGAGATCGCGCCCTTCTACTTTGGCTATTTCCCGCAGGGCGGTTCAGTGTTTTTCTCCCGTGTTTTTGGGCCCAACCTCCAGATCATCGCGCTGGATTCGGGGCATATCGTCTCCCATTCAAAACAGACCCCATGGCTTCGGGAACAGTTCGAGAAGAACGCCGGGGTGAAGCACCACATCCCGGTGTACCATGTGCCGTTCTGGCCGTCGCACCGGGATTTTGAGGGCGGAGGCTCCGTGGCGGGCCGCGAGCAGTGGATGCCGCTGTTTGACGAGTTCAAGGTGCCCGTGGCTTTTGAAAACCACGACCACACCTTCAAGCGCACCGTGGCCATCCGCAACGGCGAAAAGAACCCCGAAGGCACGGTCTACCTCGGCGACGGCTGCATGGGTGTGGGCGCGCGCGAGATCAAGAACGGGGACGCGTGGTACATCGAGAAGGCCTCCTCGACGCAGCATTTTTGGGTGGTGGACGTGGACGCCAACGGCGTTTCCTGCCGGGCCATTGACATCGAGGGCCGCGAATTCGACCAGTGGAAGACCGGGAACTGA
- a CDS encoding prepilin-type N-terminal cleavage/methylation domain-containing protein, with protein sequence MSVNGFQSGDALSRDWGNGACAYRKITMCGVEPNKNISCGMVLRGKKWRNQGFSLVEITVAMAILVTVLAFMAQGLASSYVILSLQTQRGTALNTCKSVISNLRELARRLPAGDQCPDDEPRFPCVLVAWADGLPADMEQFEKLSPSAREPYEGLFVLPEQTIVVNLTDAGGAPAVTSEVLSNNTNPVYVRVVTSWTGPRGRTYQMQMSTVMTDR encoded by the coding sequence ATGAGTGTGAACGGTTTTCAGTCGGGTGACGCATTGTCAAGAGACTGGGGCAACGGTGCTTGCGCCTACAGGAAGATTACGATGTGCGGGGTGGAGCCAAATAAAAACATATCCTGCGGCATGGTTCTGCGGGGAAAAAAGTGGCGGAACCAGGGTTTTTCTCTGGTCGAGATAACCGTTGCGATGGCGATACTTGTCACAGTGCTGGCTTTTATGGCGCAGGGGCTTGCCTCCAGTTACGTGATATTGAGCTTGCAGACGCAGCGGGGCACGGCGCTAAACACCTGCAAGTCCGTCATCTCCAATCTGCGCGAGTTGGCCCGGAGGCTGCCTGCGGGGGACCAATGCCCGGATGATGAGCCCCGGTTCCCATGTGTCCTGGTGGCGTGGGCCGACGGCCTCCCCGCAGACATGGAACAGTTTGAGAAACTTTCCCCGTCCGCACGGGAGCCCTACGAGGGCCTGTTTGTTCTGCCGGAACAGACCATTGTGGTCAACCTGACAGATGCCGGCGGCGCCCCGGCGGTGACATCGGAGGTGTTAAGCAACAACACCAATCCAGTGTATGTGCGGGTGGTCACCAGTTGGACCGGCCCCCGGGGCCGGACCTATCAAATGCAAATGAGCACCGTGATGACAGACAGGTGA